Within Diabrotica virgifera virgifera chromosome 7, PGI_DIABVI_V3a, the genomic segment GTGTGTGTTGACAACCTGGTGTATTGTAACCAACTCCTCCACCAGGAATTTGTAAATCGAAATGGTGGGCAACAGTATCATCTCCTGTGTTAATGCTTTGAACCATTACCATTCACACCTTTATCAACAGTGCTAAAGGTAAACGCGTTTTGAAATAGCTCGGTGATATCACTCAAATTTTGGGCTATTACAAGCAAAATTCTCAAAAGTGATGTCAAGTGAAAACAGGTGGCCGTAATGCATGGAAAGAGCCAAAAATAAGGATTAGAGAATTATATTATTGTAAGTTTGCGTACCATATCACATTTAAACTAAAAGGTTAAATATAAACAGTCACAAAAACCatatccagatatataagaccatgtCCCATATCCAATACAAGCCCATGCctagatatataagaccataatacggctagaagtcgcgtatggaagcgaaacatggacgctaacaaaaaggaaataaataaattggtggTGTGGGAatgtaaaatccttcgaatgatatatggcccttgcagagacagcgcgACAAAcaaatggaggcgcagatacagtAACAAGTTAGTCTCTATTCTTAAAGGAAAATCTAGTTAGATATATAAAGGCAAATCGACTCAGATGGGCAGgacatgtgatacgcagtaacgataATCGCCTTATAAAGAATGGCTTCTGGTAAAGGCCAGATGAAAaaaaggtctgtaggacggcctagaaaaaggtggaaagatgtaGTTAGTCAAAGAAAATCTGGAGAAAATGAGAGTTAAATGGGCGAAAAATTAAGTCAGCTCTTAAGATAAACAGAGAATATGTCTTCTGCAGCTAGAAACCCAGAGAAAAATGAGAAATTGATGAGACATAAAGGAAAATTAAAAGACTACAAAGAAGAAAGAATTTACATAAACAATGATTTGTCAATAACTGAGAAAAAAATGCAAGAACAAATAAAGCAGAAAGCATAAGAGGGCATAAGAGAAGATAAAAGGGTAAATAGTGGGTTTCGGAAGGTCACAATAGATGGCAGAGTATGGAGATGTTACCGAACAAAAGGAAAGCTGGACCCACAAGCAAACTAGAGCTGAGCAGTATGGATGGATCAAAAGGTAGTGAAAATATGGCAATGAATGAGGAAATGGCGAGATTATTATTGTAGGAAGCAGAAAAATAAGGAGGAATAAGCGTTATCCAAACTCAATCCGGATAGGTTTCTCGAAAGTATCTGGAAGCGTGTAATAAGCCTGGGAACAATCGGGATAATTAATTGGAGAACTGTGAATGTGGACAGAAGAAAATGGAAGAAAACGGTGGTGAAATTCTAAGCCATAGGTATGTATAGGTTTTCATATTTAAAGTGAAAACAAATAAAGCAgttaacattttttaataaattccaacaaaaaaatcaaatacacaattattattttaaagaTCTCCACAGCCTGTGATGGACACTAACTGTGATGGACATTTAACTTCCTGGAAAGATACGTCTGGATTCGAAACTCCTTGCATGAATTGGAATCTAAATTTACAACCTGCCTGTAGTTGCCATGGTAATTGATTACATTCTTGCTCCGAATGAACTCCACCATAACGGTCACCCCATCCATTCTCAGGAGCATTCCACTGGATCCGACAACCTTGTGTATTGTAACCAACTCCTCCACCAGGAATTTGTAAATCGAAATGATGGGCCACAGCATCAGCTCCTGTGTTAATGGTTTGAACCAACATCTGTTTTCCTTGAAGTTTACCTTTGAAACTTAAAAGGTAACAATGGCAACAATGTTCAACGTCAGCTCCAcctaaataaaaacaaaataatataatcTTTTTATTTTGCACTTTTTAATGGGTAATAAAACTTTCAGTAGAATCGAATTTCTATTGCTGTTAATCTTGATCATTGCCTACATAATCAAGATATTTTATGAAATTACCAAAGCTTATTGTTTAGAGAAGAAATATTAACAGAACAAGAAAATTGAGCCCTAAATGAAAACAATGATGTTAGGAGGATAAGTTGGAAGAAAAGACAGTGATGTTAGGAAACCAGTTAGAAAGACTAACAAAAGAGGAAGTTGGGGAAATTATAAATAACACCAATAATGGTAAAGCCCCAAAATAATACGATATCAATATGGAGGTTATAAAATATCATGGAAAAGAAAATTTATATACAAGTTAATAACAGACATATGAGACGAAGAAAAAATGCCGAAATAATGGTGCTATGACGAATATCATAGAGCAGTTATCAATGCAGATGTAttaagggaaagtctacaacagatgccatacatacGGTTAAACAAATTATGGAGAAAGCTCACGGATATAAAAATAGAAGTTaaactgctttttatagattttcggcAAGCATTTCATACAATAAAACCATCAAAATTAATAGTAGCTATAAACGAAATGGCAACACAAAACAAATTAAGACGATTAATAAAAGTTACAATGAGCAGAACTGTAGTGAGGATAAAAACTAAGTAAGAGACACAAAAGGATTTGTCATACATAAATGTCATACATAAAAATTTTGCTaacaacagaaaataaaaaacaatgtaAAGAGTATTAAAACAAATGGTAACAAAAGGAAAAGTAAcgctattaaaaaattaataaagaaaaacaaaaataatgagattCGATAAAACCTTTGAAAACAAAAAGCCAgccaatgggagcaagaataggataatacctccgaattctatcctactgcatcgaTTTTCATTTGGATTTGGAGAGAACCTAGTTCTAagcaaaactgttctatattattttttgtaaactCAATACTtatgagttattcgtggttgaaaattggccattttcattgaaacataacaaacacctttttgaacggtttttttgcgaataccttaaaaactatgcatctaactaaaaaaactgtatataacatttttgtagaatataaaaacaaaaaagagaTTCGTCCCTTCATAAATCTTGTAGTTATAATAaaaaagggatatggtaggtgaaaaaagtatgttttttggtgcatgctgaaattggtatattcaacttgaaataatagagaaacggtcgattttaggtgtataatgtttCCAATTCCTTTTGTAGTGCTTggaaagacctttaaaatgagcaatctTAAAGGTCaattacatttaaactaagcgagatatgctgcaaaaaatttgatgactaatgtattttaagaaaaaatgagaagtatatgtaacccccatccaccagaatttaaatgcatcgttttccttgtACAATACCTTTGATTAtattgttatttctatgttcaaaatgttaaataggttcaaaatgaatggtttttgaaaaaaataagatttaattatagagcgcatttttaaattttcttaaaaatcttcctttttctccatgtaacttgaaaaatataagagaaatagtaatgaaaaataaaaacgaatTGTTTAtctaaaaaaccctacatttttgtgtggtatctttatttcgtatctcttatcatttttcagttacatggagaaaaggaagatttttaagaaaatttaaaaatgcgctctataatttcattttatgtttttcaaaaaccattcattttaaactagTCCAACTTTTCAAACAAAGAAAtaccactataataaaaagtattctAAAAGGagaacgatgcatttaaattctgatggatgtggggttaaatatacttctgagttcttcttaaaatacattagtcatcaattatATGCAGAAAATCGCGCTTAGTTTGAATACAATCatcattagtcctgtcgccagtgggggtacaacggcctccttaattcagatggaattacccaagttttttttatgtattttgacccgtagaacacgaattttttgggtaacagtcgatccgggtgtcgataagattgttataaacaaagaacttgaggaatcacataacagcgatttttcgcaaaacaaaatatttttttgtattctaagcaaaaaatgtttttacaaacttttttatAGGatgttttcgacataaacgcggttgaactttaaaaaaatcgaaaaattgcaattttggaacccgaataacttttgattgaaaaataaaagagcaattctgcttaccgcatttgacagttcaagtcaaattctatcggttttgattactttcatggctaaaaattaatttttttattgttaaacaaagctataaacacatagcgATTGAATCATGTTTTCAATgtatttctcatttgaaatcgaacgagtaggcgcgcatactaacaatttctacgtagattacgtatagtccgtccgctataacttgtcccatgcggtacgattcattttcaatcaaattaagtcaaaacagaaagtgaaacgtacgccgatgtgtgtagtatatagtatatagtatacagtatacaaaatgtatatacacatcgacggtcgtttcaatttatgttttgacttaatttgattgaaaatgaatcgtatctcatgggaaaagttatagcggacggactatacattaaaacgcatgcattggtcACGGGAAACaatatgtgtttatggctttgtttaacaaataaaaacttaatttttagcaatccagataatcaaaaccgatataatttgacttgaactttcaaatgcagtaagcagaattgctattttattttttaatcaaaagttattcgagttcaaaaattgcagtttcGATTTTtcgaaagttcaaccgcgttatctcgaaaactatgcatcctacgaaaaacctTGTAggatcattttttgctgagaatcacccaaaatatacaaaaaaatgttttgttttgcgaaaaatcgctgttatgtaatttctcaggttatttgtttataacaaccttatcgacatccggatcaactgttacccaaaaaattcgtgttctacggttcaaaatacataaaaaaaatttggtaagtctatctgaattaaggaggccgttgtacctcccctggcgacaggactacatttaacactgctcattttaaaggtcttttcaagcactaaaaaaggaattggtagcattatacacctaaaatcgaccgtttctctattatttcaagttgaaaacaccaatttgagcatgcaccaaaaaacgtACTCTTTGACCTACcatatcttttttttattataactagaaaatttatgaaggaacgagtcgctttgtttatttttttaagctACAAAAATGGTATATACAGTTTTTATAGGTAGATACATAGTtattaaggtattcgcaaaaaaccgttcgaaaaggtgttttatttcaatgaaaatggccaattttcaactacgaataactcaaaaagtattgagttctcaagaaaaaattatagaacagtttttgcttataattaggttCTATAGCCACTTTCGTGGCTACTTTAACCAAAAAATTgtccactcccgagaaggggtgggaagggatagactttgtttcttgagttattgCCTAATTACTGTGAAAATAgaaagtaaatcgatgtagtaggatggaattcggagccaaataccctcgtTGACTGCCCTAATAACAGGAGAACTCATTTTTGAAGAAatcaaaaaagttaagtatttgacaatattaataaaaaacaaaggagaAACAGAAATCAAAGAAAGGATAATCACAGCAAATAAGATGTACCATGCAAataaaatgttattaaaaaatcaattactaagaaaaaatagaaaataaaagtatataaatcgATAATTCCACCGACGATGATGTATGTATGCTGTTGAAACCCTTAGCATGACAAAAAAGCGAGGAAAACACATTAGAATACAAGGTAGAAAAGGACTAAGAGCAATATTAGTACTAATTAAAGTAAATGAAAATTAATTTGGTcaaagaacgaaccttgagcTACGGAAAGAAATTACGGAAAATGGCTAAGATATAAAATATGGAGATCAGGATCATCTACGTCGATattttcaatattggaatggacacccaccactggcaaaaaaagaccaagatctacatggttacaagaagtaaTAAATAACCTTAACAGGGAGGCAATAcgacaataaaaagaaaataccaGAGACAGGAAACAATggagaaaaataacagaaaatgCCGAAAAATAtgtgtatataatttttttcttattgACGTTAATcatctgagtaaccaaagactcaatctgcattaattatttttatgggaaataagccacatagtcctgtcgccagggggggtacaacggcctcgttaattcagatggacttacccaagttttttttatgtattttgacccgtagaacccgaattttttgggtaacagttgatccggatgtcgataagattgttatagaccaagaacttgaggaatcaaataacagcgatttttggcaaaacaaaacaatattttgtattttttgggtcattttaagcaaaaaatatttctacaagttttttagtaggatgcacagttttcgagataaacgcggttgaactttcaaaaaatcgaaaaactgcaatttttaaacccgaataacttttgattaaaaaataaaatagcaattctgcttagcgcctttgaaagttcaagtcaaattatgtcggttttgattatttgcattgctaaaaatttattgtgttattgttaaacaaagctacaaacaactagtgcgtgagtgatgtttctatgatttctcatttaaaatcgaacgagtaggtagaataggtactagtgcaatcaagactatttctacgttacatgcgttaaaacgcatgtaaaagcacgggaaaccctacgtgtttatagctttgttaaacaataaaaaaataaatttttaccaacgaaaataatcaaaaccgatataatttgacttaaactttcaaatgcggtaagcagacttgctattttattttttaatcaaaagttattcgggttcaaaaattgcaatttttcgatttttttaaagttcaaccgcgtttatctcgaaaactgtgcatcctacgaaaaaacttgtagaaatattttttacttaaaatggcccaaaaaatacaaaatattgttttgttttgccaaaaatcgctgttatttgattcctcaagttcttggtctataacaatcttatcgacatccggatcaactgttacccaaaaaattcgtgttctacgggtcaaaatacataaaaaaaacttgagtaagtccatctgaattaacgaggccgttgtacccccccctggcgacaggactaacaattaaaatgaaaaaaataattttattaacgtttcgacgcccaaatcgggtgccgctgtcaaaatacaaaatatcagTAATATTTTCAGTAATATCAGTCAGAAAAAGCTGGAAtattttgagatgtggctttttaggagaattttaaAAATACCGCGGACCGATCATATGATgaacaaaatgatgttgcacAGAATGAAAAGAGACAGAGAAATTTTGACCACCATTGAAAGGCGAATGTTTGGAGCTCATACTTAGAAAGGATAATTACTAGTTGTTGCAGCTGAGAATGAAGGGTGAAAATCGAAGGAAAAATGGTCCTGGTAGGCGACAAATATCCTtgctgaaaaacattcgcgactggaccgggttaaacacacagacgcttttaaggaAAGCAGAAGATAGatacgaatttgcaatggttttAACCAAGAAGACCAGATAAAGGCCgacgtataatacaaaatttatactggaattaatcagccacaataagaacgaattttggaggtgaaccaacggaagcgattcagattctacgaggcgttagacaaggttgtatattttcacctatattatttaacctatattcagaggaaatatttagtgaagctttggaaaattgcgaacatggaatacttctaaatggagaacgTCTAAATAATAttcgctatgcagacgacaccgtgattgttgcagacagtttgaacattttacagcaactaataaacaaagtaaatgaagtaagtgaaagatttagacttcaagtaaatatatcaaaaactaaagttatgatcatcagcaaaaataaaattagagactcccaactacttatcaataatacactagtggaccgagtaaaacagtataactatcttggaacaatagtaaacggacaatgggatcactcacaagaaataaaatgtaaaatagagaaggctaggagtgcattcaataacatgcccaaactctttaaaagccacaaccttaatctggagataaaaataaggctcctacgatgttatatcttctcaatattgtattacgaAGTTGagtcctggacactcactgaagcaatggagaaaaaacttgaagcctttgagatgtggctatacaggtgAATCCTAAGGAAATCATGGACGGagaagataaccaacgagaccgtattacgaagagtgggcaaagaaaggGAGGTGATGTATAACATTAAAAGGAGAATGTTAGAATATCTCGggcacataatgagaaacggcactaaatacagattactgaagttaatccttcaaggtaaagtattcggaaagcgaggaattgggagcaaaagaatatcatggttaaagaacatGAGGAATGGTTCTCCACAaaaacaactaatctatttaaagcatcagttaataaaataattatagtcaGAATGATCACCACTATTCGAAACGAagaggcactaaaagaagaagaataaccaAGAAAGAAGATTCACATTTCCCCTTCAAATTATAAGCCACTTATTTTATTCTGTTCTAAAACAGCTTTCTGATTTAGTctcaaaacattaataatataaatgttcattatacaaatttataaatttatatatgTACCTTGAAAAGATACACCGGCAAATCCATAAGCAAGAGTGGAATTAACTACGAATGGTGAATTATTGTTACAAACATATGCATTTCCGGGATGGTCAGGATAACAGACCGAATTTCCATTATTCTCCCTTGTACtataggttgctccattcttttGGCAAGATTTCACTGGTTGACGATTTTTGGTATGAACGTTAGCATCCCAACTGCAAGATACAACACAACAATCCCAGTATCTGGTAGTTATGGCATCGCCTCTAAGACCCCCAGGTATTGCCAC encodes:
- the LOC114328725 gene encoding endoglucanase — its product is MYTGIVNIFLVSIAIVTASSKESSPDIVAIPGGLRGDAITTRYWDCCVVSCSWDANVHTKNRQPVKSCQKNGATYSTRENNGNSVCYPDHPGNAYVCNNNSPFVVNSTLAYGFAGVSFQGGADVEHCCHCYLLSFKGKLQGKQMLVQTINTGADAVAHHFDLQIPGGGVGYNTQGCRIQWNAPENGWGDRYGGVHSEQECNQLPWQLQAGCKFRFQFMQGVSNPDVSFQEVKCPSQLVSITGCGDL